A genomic region of Catalinimonas niigatensis contains the following coding sequences:
- a CDS encoding REP-associated tyrosine transposase, protein MGNAYKIRDKEGLYFVTFTIVGWADVFTRQIYRDCILDSFRYCIQHKGLNVHAYVIMSNHLHAILSAKEGEDLPSIIRDLKKFTSKAIVKAIQSGPESRRAWLLDIFRQEAQRTQRGQDYIVWQEGYHAKQLITNPFLNQKLSYIHNNPVKAGWVSKAEDYVYSSARNYAGEMGLLHEIDLL, encoded by the coding sequence ATGGGCAACGCTTACAAGATCAGAGACAAGGAAGGCTTGTACTTTGTGACCTTCACCATCGTAGGCTGGGCAGATGTATTTACCCGTCAGATATACCGGGACTGTATCCTGGATTCTTTCAGGTACTGCATTCAGCATAAGGGACTGAATGTTCATGCCTATGTGATCATGAGTAACCATCTTCATGCCATCCTGAGTGCAAAAGAAGGTGAGGACTTACCGAGTATTATACGAGATCTCAAAAAATTTACTTCTAAAGCCATCGTCAAAGCGATACAAAGTGGACCGGAAAGCAGGAGAGCGTGGCTGCTGGATATATTCCGTCAGGAAGCGCAAAGGACGCAGAGAGGACAGGACTATATCGTTTGGCAGGAAGGCTATCATGCCAAGCAGTTGATCACGAATCCATTCCTTAATCAAAAGCTGAGTTACATACACAACAATCCTGTGAAAGCAGGATGGGTAAGCAAGGCAGAAGATTATGTGTATTCCAGCGCCAGAAACTACGCCGGAGAGATGGGTTTACTGCATGAAATTGATTTGTTATGA